A portion of the Candidatus Pristimantibacillus lignocellulolyticus genome contains these proteins:
- a CDS encoding DUF1292 domain-containing protein, translating into MSEHQHDADCGCGEDHEHEEHVFIIANDEGEEREMVMVYTFESEDMMYAVLLDRQDPEQDGVIFRVEEENEEAFLVGIEDDEEWNRVQAIYEEIANTENGEQ; encoded by the coding sequence GTGAGTGAACATCAACATGATGCAGATTGTGGCTGTGGCGAAGACCATGAGCATGAAGAACATGTGTTTATCATAGCAAATGATGAAGGCGAAGAACGTGAAATGGTAATGGTATATACATTTGAGTCTGAGGACATGATGTATGCCGTACTACTTGATCGTCAAGATCCAGAGCAAGACGGAGTAATTTTCCGTGTTGAAGAAGAAAATGAGGAAGCTTTCTTAGTCGGAATCGAAGATGACGAAGAGTGGAATCGTGTTCAAGCAATCTATGAAGAAATCGCCAACACTGAAAACGGCGAACAATAA
- a CDS encoding aminotransferase class I/II-fold pyridoxal phosphate-dependent enzyme, translated as MDHRRTPLFTALRNHAEQDPVQFHIPGHKKGIGSDPEFRSFIGDNALSIDLINIAPLDDLHQPTGVIEDAQQLAADAFGADYTYFSVQGTSGAIIAMILSVCVPGDKIIIPRNIHKSVLSAIIFAGARPIFISPARDKNLGIDHGITTSSVKRALQRHPDAKAVLVINPTYFGICANLKEIVDLVHSYQIPVLVDEAHGVLIHFNEKLPMSAMEAGADMAATSVHKLGGSMTQSSVLNVKKGLVNPQRIQTILSMLTTTSTSYILLASLDTSRRNLALNGEAIANQAIELAEQARAAINQIPGLYSFGQEILGDEATYDFDPTKVTIHVRHLGITGYDTENWLREHFNLEIEMSDMYNILCLVTPGDTSESIQKLIIALKTLSETYFEGAEARELVVKIPDIPQLSLTPRDAFYGETETIPFKESAGRIIAEFIYVYPPGIPILLPGEVISQKNIDYIIEHVEVGLPVKGPEDRNIEFVKVIFEETAIS; from the coding sequence ATGGACCATCGTCGTACTCCATTATTTACTGCGCTTCGCAACCATGCGGAGCAAGATCCCGTCCAGTTTCACATACCAGGACATAAAAAAGGCATCGGAAGTGACCCAGAATTTCGTTCTTTTATCGGTGATAATGCCTTGTCCATAGATCTAATTAATATTGCTCCACTTGATGATTTGCATCAGCCAACTGGAGTCATTGAAGACGCTCAACAATTAGCAGCAGATGCTTTTGGAGCAGATTACACTTACTTCTCTGTACAAGGGACAAGCGGTGCGATTATTGCGATGATTTTATCAGTTTGTGTACCAGGCGATAAAATCATTATTCCACGTAACATTCATAAATCAGTACTGTCTGCTATTATTTTTGCAGGTGCTAGACCAATATTTATCTCACCTGCACGTGACAAAAACTTAGGTATTGATCACGGTATTACGACTAGTTCAGTAAAACGTGCATTACAGCGTCATCCTGATGCTAAAGCTGTACTAGTTATTAATCCGACATATTTCGGTATTTGTGCGAATTTGAAAGAGATTGTAGACCTTGTGCATAGTTACCAGATCCCTGTTCTTGTTGACGAGGCTCATGGTGTACTAATTCATTTCAACGAGAAATTACCAATGTCTGCTATGGAAGCCGGCGCAGATATGGCTGCAACAAGCGTTCACAAGCTCGGAGGGTCAATGACACAAAGTTCTGTTCTTAATGTCAAAAAAGGACTTGTGAACCCTCAACGTATTCAAACTATTCTAAGTATGCTTACAACAACATCAACTTCATATATTTTATTAGCATCACTTGATACTTCGAGAAGAAATCTCGCGTTAAATGGTGAAGCGATCGCGAATCAAGCTATTGAATTAGCTGAGCAGGCCCGTGCAGCGATCAACCAGATTCCCGGACTGTATAGCTTCGGTCAAGAAATTCTTGGTGATGAAGCAACTTACGATTTCGACCCAACAAAAGTAACGATTCACGTTAGACATCTTGGCATTACTGGTTATGATACGGAAAACTGGTTACGAGAACATTTCAACTTAGAAATTGAAATGAGTGATATGTACAATATATTGTGCCTTGTTACTCCAGGTGATACTTCTGAATCTATACAAAAACTTATTATTGCCTTGAAAACTCTTTCTGAAACATATTTTGAAGGAGCAGAAGCTCGTGAGCTTGTCGTGAAAATACCTGATATCCCGCAATTGTCTTTGACACCACGTGATGCTTTCTATGGGGAAACAGAAACGATTCCTTTCAAAGAGTCAGCAGGTCGTATTATTGCTGAATTTATTTATGTGTATCCACCAGGTATACCGATTCTTTTACCTGGCGAAGTTATTTCGCAAAAAAATATTGATTACATTATTGAGCATGTTGAAGTTGGTTTACCTGTTAAAGGTCCAGAAGACCGAAACATCGAATTCGTTAAAGTTATTTTCGAAGAAACAGCTATTTCGTAA
- a CDS encoding copper amine oxidase N-terminal domain-containing protein produces the protein MKHKKIFILLSVVMIWSATVVLANASSSKIKVIINDANLGEIGENIDNSTYLPLRKVGETLHAIVDWNANTKTTTIYSPNVHMFLYSSSNGEETTFGEVKKGFSGKIKVFAQVDNVSFKLNDTKFTIVDPNGKETLIQQIKVEKNRDNYWFVTEETNYRFSLSGKYTIRCYMKPDNSDDWTITSEKLITSSAN, from the coding sequence ATGAAACATAAGAAAATTTTCATTCTATTAAGTGTAGTTATGATTTGGAGTGCAACGGTTGTACTCGCAAATGCATCTAGTTCCAAAATAAAAGTAATTATTAATGATGCGAATTTAGGCGAGATTGGTGAAAATATAGATAATAGCACGTATTTACCACTTCGCAAAGTCGGTGAAACGTTGCATGCTATAGTCGATTGGAACGCTAACACAAAGACAACTACTATTTATTCGCCGAATGTGCATATGTTTTTATATAGTAGTAGCAATGGTGAAGAAACTACATTTGGTGAAGTGAAGAAAGGATTTAGCGGCAAGATAAAAGTGTTCGCGCAAGTAGATAATGTGAGTTTTAAGTTGAACGATACTAAATTCACGATCGTTGACCCGAATGGAAAAGAAACGTTAATTCAGCAAATAAAAGTAGAAAAGAATCGAGATAATTATTGGTTTGTAACAGAAGAAACCAATTATCGCTTCTCATTAAGTGGAAAATATACAATCCGATGTTACATGAAGCCTGATAATAGTGATGATTGGACGATTACATCTGAGAAATTAATTACCTCGTCTGCTAACTAA